Proteins found in one Salinimonas lutimaris genomic segment:
- a CDS encoding ATP-binding SpoIIE family protein phosphatase encodes MRILIVDDEPLNCFLLTNILEQEGYTECFEAGSGSQALAMAEKLRPDLILLDVLMPDMSGFEVAPKLKAMAADNYLPIIFITSLEDRASLIKCLEVGGDDFVSKPFDKLVLTAKIRAHARIRSLSIRIKLQNEELLTHRQLVEREHSIVEHIFANAIHHSKPLASHFDFNLSPAAQFNGDVFLTQESPAGGAYYLIGDFTGHGLASAIGMLPVARSFQTMAEKGLPVSQMARALNSILLNLLPADMFFAAIIAEVDESGCRHLVWHGGMPQMLVKSVNGGISTHGSNHMALGILDDDEFEDRCVSIECDPGDKLLLYTDGLIEIVDENDVMLDEDGVVLWFASHDFTATSLYNKAIDYQTQDEQVDDITVVIFTCKPMNLEMGPLQTPPFPIDIRTQLHSEQLRRDDVISRLVDIACAQPEMAMVRSKLFTVLAELYSNALEHGVLGLDSGIKSEEDGFSRYYTLREQRLAELREATVEVQVLYKPGQNFLTIVMRDSGKGFDLDHVQQEADFVTFGRGLSLIFELSRSVTYTEGGTCAQVVLSLRE; translated from the coding sequence ATGCGAATTCTGATTGTTGATGACGAGCCGCTGAACTGTTTTCTGCTGACTAATATTCTGGAACAGGAAGGCTACACAGAATGTTTTGAGGCTGGCAGCGGGAGTCAGGCCCTGGCAATGGCAGAAAAGCTCAGGCCGGACTTGATTTTACTGGACGTACTGATGCCGGATATGTCCGGCTTTGAGGTTGCCCCTAAGCTAAAGGCAATGGCAGCTGACAATTATCTGCCCATCATTTTCATTACCTCACTGGAAGATCGGGCCAGCCTCATTAAATGTCTGGAAGTGGGGGGCGATGACTTTGTTTCCAAGCCTTTTGACAAACTGGTACTGACCGCCAAGATCCGTGCTCATGCCCGGATTCGTTCACTCAGCATTCGGATTAAGCTGCAAAACGAAGAGCTGTTAACGCACCGGCAGCTGGTTGAGCGGGAACACAGTATTGTTGAGCATATTTTTGCCAATGCTATTCATCACTCAAAACCACTGGCCAGCCACTTTGATTTCAATTTGTCACCGGCAGCGCAGTTCAATGGGGATGTGTTTTTAACTCAGGAAAGTCCGGCCGGGGGCGCCTATTATCTGATTGGCGATTTTACGGGGCATGGCCTGGCGTCGGCAATTGGTATGCTACCGGTCGCCCGGTCGTTTCAGACGATGGCCGAAAAGGGCTTGCCTGTGTCTCAAATGGCTCGTGCGCTGAATAGCATTCTGCTGAATTTGCTACCGGCAGACATGTTTTTTGCCGCGATTATAGCTGAAGTTGATGAGTCAGGGTGTCGGCACTTGGTCTGGCACGGTGGGATGCCCCAGATGCTGGTTAAAAGCGTCAATGGGGGGATCAGTACTCACGGCTCTAATCACATGGCACTGGGCATACTGGACGACGATGAATTTGAAGACCGCTGTGTATCGATCGAATGTGACCCTGGTGACAAACTGCTGTTGTACACTGACGGGCTGATTGAAATTGTTGATGAAAACGATGTCATGCTTGATGAAGATGGCGTGGTGCTATGGTTTGCCAGTCATGATTTTACGGCGACCTCCTTATACAACAAAGCCATTGATTATCAGACTCAGGATGAACAGGTCGATGACATCACTGTCGTTATTTTTACCTGTAAGCCAATGAATCTGGAGATGGGACCGCTTCAGACGCCGCCTTTCCCGATTGATATTCGTACCCAGCTGCACAGTGAGCAACTACGCCGGGATGATGTTATATCCCGGCTGGTGGATATTGCGTGCGCTCAGCCAGAAATGGCCATGGTCAGAAGCAAACTTTTCACGGTACTGGCTGAGCTGTACAGTAATGCACTGGAACATGGTGTGCTGGGGCTGGACTCAGGGATTAAAAGTGAAGAAGACGGTTTTTCCCGGTATTACACTTTACGAGAGCAGCGCCTTGCAGAGCTGAGGGAGGCAACCGTCGAAGTACAGGTACTGTACAAACCTGGCCAGAACTTTTTAACCATTGTGATGCGAGACTCCGGAAAAGGCTTTGATCTAGACCATGTGCAGCAGGAAGCGGATTTTGTCACTTTTGGCCGTGGGCTGTCGCTAATCTTTGAGCTGAGTCGCTCGGTCACCTATACGGAAGGCGGAACCTGCGCGCAGGTGGTGTTGTCGCTAAGAGAGTAA
- a CDS encoding DUF72 domain-containing protein, with amino-acid sequence MTNPDFPADNSSIMPPFYIGLPVWQHSYWPAHWFAHPDARQNTLAHYAQAMNSVEGNTTFYALPDESTVQKWAAAVPAHFRFTFKWHQSISHAAQLDPYNPAVARQQALLSVLGPRLSQMMLQLPATFGPSHLSQLARFLEVLAPTIPMAVEVRHPAFFAKGDAERTLNQLLITHQCNRIIMDTRALFTGPADSVMTSEVRTKKPRVPVNVIATGNNPVVRFVGNNDEKVNRQKLIPWVDKCHQWRREGKSPFLFLHRPDNKDAPWLAHLFIAMYNERYPQHALPGNGIDELPTQDALF; translated from the coding sequence ATGACAAATCCTGATTTCCCTGCCGATAACTCATCGATTATGCCACCTTTTTACATCGGTCTGCCGGTGTGGCAGCACAGTTACTGGCCAGCACACTGGTTTGCCCACCCGGATGCGCGGCAAAATACCCTGGCTCACTATGCACAGGCAATGAACAGTGTTGAGGGAAACACCACATTTTATGCCCTGCCGGATGAAAGCACCGTGCAAAAATGGGCAGCGGCGGTACCTGCGCACTTTCGGTTTACTTTTAAATGGCATCAGTCAATCAGCCATGCTGCGCAGCTGGACCCATATAACCCGGCGGTGGCCCGGCAGCAGGCGCTGCTATCGGTACTTGGCCCACGCCTGAGCCAGATGATGCTGCAACTTCCCGCCACATTCGGCCCGTCGCATTTATCTCAGCTGGCGCGTTTTTTAGAAGTACTTGCTCCTACCATTCCTATGGCAGTTGAAGTCCGCCATCCGGCTTTTTTTGCCAAAGGCGATGCTGAGCGCACCCTTAACCAGCTACTTATCACTCATCAGTGCAATCGCATTATTATGGATACCCGGGCGCTGTTTACCGGCCCTGCAGATAGCGTCATGACCAGCGAGGTCAGAACCAAAAAGCCCAGGGTGCCGGTCAATGTAATTGCCACGGGCAACAACCCGGTCGTGCGTTTCGTAGGCAATAACGATGAGAAGGTTAACCGGCAAAAACTGATACCGTGGGTAGATAAGTGCCATCAGTGGCGCAGGGAAGGAAAATCGCCGTTTTTATTTTTGCACCGGCCTGATAACAAAGATGCGCCGTGGCTGGCGCATCTGTTTATTGCTATGTACAACGAACGCTATCCTCAGCATGCCCTGCCGGGTAACGGCATAGACGAATTGCCGACACAGGATGCGTTATTCTGA
- a CDS encoding sigma 54-interacting transcriptional regulator, with protein MSETNTSNPQLLLVDDDKSLLRLLTIRLEGEGYGVTAVEDGQAALKKIRSDEFDVVLSDLRMPGLDGLSLFEEIMGIRKDIPVILMTAHGTISDAVAATQRGVFGFLPKPVDHDELRNLLKKALSHSQAASPGEWCQDIVTRSPQMTNVLDQAFRIAQREVSVLISGASGTGKELLANAIHRASNRSDKPFVAINCGALPENLLESELFGHAKGAFTGAVQAAPGLFREADGGTLFLDEIGDMPMTLQVKLLRALQERQIRPVGSSKNIDIDVRIISATHKDLHKEMEESTFREDLYYRLNVVNLKLPSLKERSEDIPLLARTLLQQSGQRHGVNVTQFSDDAMQILVKSDWPGNVRQLVNVVEQCVALTQTPVIPLHLVEQALSATKQSWPTLTEARDAFEQQYLFKLLKMTDGNVTRAAELAGRNRTDMHKLMKKHELDAADFRNTSE; from the coding sequence ATGAGTGAGACCAACACCAGTAACCCGCAGTTATTGCTGGTTGATGACGACAAGAGTCTGTTACGGCTGTTAACGATTCGCCTTGAGGGCGAGGGCTACGGCGTGACTGCGGTAGAAGATGGCCAGGCCGCCCTGAAAAAAATTCGCAGCGATGAATTTGATGTGGTACTGAGCGACCTGCGGATGCCCGGACTTGACGGATTGAGCCTGTTTGAAGAAATTATGGGAATTCGTAAAGATATTCCGGTGATTCTGATGACCGCTCACGGTACGATCTCCGATGCGGTAGCGGCTACGCAGCGCGGCGTATTTGGCTTTTTGCCAAAACCGGTAGATCACGATGAGCTGCGTAACCTGCTCAAAAAAGCCTTGTCTCACTCGCAGGCCGCCTCTCCGGGCGAATGGTGTCAGGATATCGTTACCCGCTCCCCGCAAATGACTAACGTGCTGGATCAGGCTTTTCGTATCGCCCAGCGTGAGGTCAGTGTACTGATCAGTGGTGCCAGTGGTACGGGTAAAGAGTTGCTGGCCAATGCCATTCATCGTGCCAGCAACCGAAGTGACAAACCGTTTGTCGCCATCAACTGTGGGGCATTACCGGAAAACCTACTGGAGTCTGAGCTATTCGGACACGCCAAAGGCGCATTTACCGGCGCTGTGCAAGCCGCACCGGGCCTGTTCCGCGAAGCCGATGGCGGAACGCTGTTTTTAGATGAAATTGGCGATATGCCAATGACACTGCAGGTAAAACTGCTGCGGGCATTGCAGGAACGTCAGATTCGCCCGGTGGGCAGCAGCAAGAATATTGATATTGATGTGCGCATCATTTCCGCCACACACAAAGACTTGCACAAGGAAATGGAAGAGAGCACATTCCGCGAAGATTTATATTATCGCCTGAACGTGGTCAATCTGAAGTTACCATCACTTAAGGAGCGCAGTGAAGACATTCCGCTGCTGGCCCGTACGCTACTGCAACAAAGTGGACAGCGTCATGGCGTTAACGTAACTCAGTTTTCCGATGATGCCATGCAGATCCTGGTAAAATCAGACTGGCCGGGTAACGTCCGTCAGCTGGTTAACGTGGTGGAGCAGTGCGTGGCACTGACCCAGACCCCAGTGATTCCGCTGCATCTGGTAGAACAGGCATTATCAGCAACCAAACAAAGCTGGCCAACCCTGACCGAAGCCCGGGATGCCTTTGAGCAGCAGTATTTGTTCAAGCTGCTTAAAATGACCGACGGTAATGTGACCCGGGCCGCTGAACTGGCCGGACGTAATCGTACCGATATGCATAAGCTGATGAAAAAGCATGAGCTGGATGCGGCAGATTTTCGCAATACGTCAGAATAA
- a CDS encoding EF-hand domain-containing protein — protein MKRLEKVFLILLTIVAVQSVAVANANAQEMATANQTALAQQTMIVQLDVDQDGLISLKEAVSDTELLRKFGRLDDNKDGKLSEHELHNSGFVVRATAKS, from the coding sequence ATGAAACGTCTTGAGAAAGTGTTTTTAATTTTACTGACCATTGTTGCTGTTCAGTCTGTGGCTGTGGCTAATGCTAACGCGCAGGAAATGGCGACGGCAAATCAAACTGCACTGGCGCAGCAAACCATGATTGTCCAGCTGGATGTCGATCAGGATGGACTTATTTCGTTAAAAGAAGCAGTAAGTGACACCGAGCTGTTGCGCAAGTTTGGTCGTCTGGATGATAATAAAGATGGCAAACTCAGCGAGCATGAACTGCATAACAGTGGGTTTGTTGTCAGGGCTACCGCTAAGTCGTAA
- the yciH gene encoding stress response translation initiation inhibitor YciH, whose product MQDSKLVYSTDGGKITQSDKQETRSVTSDGIVRISRETKGRKGKGVSIVSGLDMDAKALKTLCTELKKKCGCGGAVKEGTIEVQTDDREKLKTLLQTKGFTVKLAGG is encoded by the coding sequence ATGCAGGATTCTAAACTGGTCTATAGTACCGATGGTGGCAAGATCACTCAGTCTGATAAACAGGAAACACGCTCGGTAACCAGTGATGGCATAGTGCGTATAAGCCGTGAAACAAAAGGCCGCAAAGGAAAAGGGGTGTCTATTGTAAGTGGCCTGGATATGGACGCCAAAGCGCTTAAAACACTGTGTACTGAACTGAAGAAAAAGTGTGGCTGCGGTGGCGCGGTAAAGGAAGGCACAATCGAGGTACAGACCGACGATCGTGAAAAACTTAAAACACTACTGCAGACAAAGGGCTTTACGGTTAAACTGGCAGGCGGCTAA
- a CDS encoding putative bifunctional diguanylate cyclase/phosphodiesterase → MYKSIKTPIAAILIGAMLVTSALVTWFAAGIHEDLYTHGVKNDMMALSQNLAAELTPLMEQAPASQVAIANRLLSLKGYEHILAARVYDKNKVLLQSQTGYASRKLGLPEEGSYRDLLQATPGAHEVQNHLVVISPITDHGKIYGYLTILNDINTPVNNSWKTLLYRAMPLVLSTLLLTIAIGLYWMNRWLTPLARLSDFTHEMAVSKDYSRRFTTQTHSEIGRLAANVNILLDTIEAELSINQEQNHTLIEQQQTMTRLANYDSLTGLPNRQFVMDNMRLELARARRQNYDIALLFFDLDGFKGINDSLGHETGDLILIEVADRVSGMLREGDLVARLGGDEFIIIPDRDVSEVSLKNLASRVISAFSEPFHFRGLALTVGVSIGIAKASDANFELSQLMSNADLAMYRSKARGRGIYTIFTHEMVESHKRKLAIANSIDQAIIANEFVLYYQPKVDRDGYVVGFEALIRWHHPQFGLVMPAEFIPVAEQSGKVTAITHWVIERVSIELPLLQSVFLHKFRVAINLSGHDLRHGGLFDMIHQVFERQQVDPDYIEFEVTESAYLENFAFVNKFFKRLSNMGCTISLDDFGTGYSSLSYLTQIAIDTLKIDRQFIRELSSSERSRLVTGSIIDLAKRLSLNVCAEGIEDVSQWEYAIGQGCDQVQGYLFSRPLPLDQVSTLPARFERGGDLAALQCVQ, encoded by the coding sequence GTGTATAAATCTATTAAAACTCCGATTGCCGCCATTTTAATTGGCGCAATGTTGGTGACCTCAGCGCTGGTGACCTGGTTTGCTGCCGGTATCCACGAAGACTTATACACCCATGGCGTGAAAAACGACATGATGGCGCTGAGTCAGAACCTGGCCGCCGAGCTTACTCCGCTTATGGAGCAGGCACCGGCCAGTCAGGTTGCCATTGCCAACCGGCTGCTTAGCCTTAAAGGTTATGAACACATCCTGGCCGCCCGGGTTTACGATAAAAACAAAGTTTTGCTGCAAAGTCAGACCGGTTATGCCAGCCGCAAGCTTGGCCTGCCTGAGGAAGGCAGCTATCGCGACCTGCTGCAAGCCACGCCGGGGGCCCACGAAGTCCAGAATCATCTGGTGGTCATCTCACCTATTACCGACCATGGCAAGATATACGGCTATCTGACCATCCTCAATGATATTAACACGCCGGTAAATAACAGTTGGAAAACCCTTTTATACCGGGCCATGCCACTGGTGTTATCCACCTTACTTCTGACTATTGCTATTGGCCTGTACTGGATGAACCGCTGGCTGACGCCACTGGCCCGGCTGTCTGATTTTACCCATGAAATGGCGGTTAGCAAAGATTACAGCCGCCGCTTTACTACCCAGACCCACAGCGAAATTGGCCGGTTGGCGGCAAACGTCAACATTTTGCTTGATACCATCGAGGCCGAGCTGTCGATAAACCAGGAGCAGAATCATACGCTGATTGAGCAGCAACAAACCATGACCCGGCTGGCCAACTATGACAGCCTGACGGGTTTGCCCAATCGCCAGTTTGTGATGGATAACATGCGCCTGGAGCTGGCCCGTGCCAGGCGGCAGAACTATGACATAGCCCTGTTATTTTTTGATCTGGATGGTTTTAAGGGGATTAACGATTCGTTAGGGCATGAAACCGGTGACCTGATCCTGATTGAAGTGGCTGACCGGGTGTCTGGCATGTTGCGTGAAGGCGACTTGGTGGCCCGGCTGGGCGGCGATGAATTTATTATTATACCGGATCGTGATGTCAGTGAAGTCAGTCTGAAAAATCTGGCCAGCCGGGTCATCAGCGCCTTTAGCGAACCGTTTCATTTTCGCGGCCTGGCCCTGACCGTTGGCGTAAGTATTGGTATTGCCAAAGCCTCTGACGCCAACTTCGAGCTGAGCCAGTTAATGAGCAATGCTGATTTGGCCATGTACCGGTCAAAAGCCCGGGGGCGGGGCATATATACCATTTTTACTCATGAAATGGTTGAGTCTCATAAACGTAAACTGGCCATTGCCAACAGTATTGATCAGGCCATTATTGCCAATGAATTTGTGTTGTACTATCAGCCAAAGGTGGACAGAGACGGCTATGTGGTTGGCTTTGAGGCTCTGATTCGCTGGCATCACCCGCAATTCGGGCTGGTGATGCCCGCTGAGTTTATTCCGGTGGCCGAGCAAAGCGGTAAGGTAACGGCTATTACTCACTGGGTCATTGAGCGGGTCAGTATTGAACTGCCTTTATTACAGTCTGTGTTTTTACACAAATTCAGGGTAGCAATTAATTTGTCCGGACATGATTTACGCCATGGCGGGCTGTTTGACATGATTCATCAGGTTTTCGAGCGTCAGCAGGTAGACCCGGACTATATTGAGTTTGAAGTAACCGAATCTGCGTATCTGGAAAATTTTGCGTTTGTGAATAAGTTTTTCAAACGATTGAGTAATATGGGTTGCACCATTTCTCTGGATGATTTTGGTACCGGTTATTCTTCACTGAGCTACCTGACCCAGATTGCTATCGATACGCTGAAGATTGACCGTCAGTTTATCCGCGAGTTAAGTAGCTCTGAACGCAGCAGGCTGGTCACCGGCTCAATAATTGATCTGGCCAAACGGCTATCGCTTAATGTCTGTGCTGAGGGAATCGAAGATGTGTCCCAGTGGGAATATGCTATCGGACAGGGCTGTGATCAGGTACAGGGCTATTTATTCAGCCGTCCGCTGCCACTGGACCAGGTGTCCACATTGCCGGCGCGGTTTGAACGCGGCGGCGATCTTGCTGCGCTTCAGTGTGTTCAGTAA
- the aspS gene encoding aspartate--tRNA ligase — MRTDYCGNIDASYIGQEVTLCGWVNKRRDLGGLIFIDLRDREGVVQVVFDPDLPEVQEEANKLRAEFCVKLTGKVRARPDGQKNDAMRTGEIEILGTGLEIYSKSAVLPLDWNQENSEEQRLRYRYLDLRRPVMTQRLKFRAQVTAAVRRYLEDDGFLDIETPILTKATPEGARDYLVPSRTHKGEFFALPQSPQLFKQLLMMSGMDRYYQIVKCFRDEDLRADRQPEFTQIDLETTFLDAEGVMNITEGMIRNLFNKMLDVELGDFPRMTYAEAMRRYGSDKPDLRNPLELVDVADLLETVEFKVFSGPATDPKGRVAVIRVPGGASMSRKQIDEYTKFVGIYGAKGLAWIKVNEQAAGQEGLQSPILKFLSEDITDGIISRTGAQAGDILLFGADNGTVVTEAMGALRLKLGEDFDLLEGEWRPLWVVDFPMFEEADGQLHALHHPFTAPRGLSAEELKANPAEALSDAYDMVLNGVELGGGSVRIHDQSMQSAVFSILGIEEEEAKAKFGFLLDALQFGAPPHAGLAFGLDRLVMLMTGATSIRDVMAFPKTTTAACPLTSAPSAANPQQLAELAIDVVKKNAE; from the coding sequence ATGCGCACAGATTACTGTGGGAATATCGATGCATCTTACATCGGACAAGAAGTTACCCTATGCGGGTGGGTAAATAAACGCCGTGACCTAGGCGGACTGATTTTTATCGACTTGCGCGACCGTGAAGGGGTAGTGCAGGTTGTGTTTGATCCTGACCTGCCAGAGGTACAGGAAGAAGCCAACAAGTTACGCGCCGAATTCTGCGTTAAACTAACCGGTAAAGTACGCGCCCGTCCTGACGGCCAGAAAAATGATGCGATGCGTACCGGTGAAATTGAAATTCTGGGCACCGGGCTGGAAATTTACAGCAAGTCTGCTGTGCTACCGCTGGACTGGAACCAGGAAAACTCAGAAGAGCAGCGTTTACGCTACCGTTATTTGGATCTGCGTCGCCCAGTGATGACTCAGCGCCTGAAGTTCCGTGCGCAGGTAACCGCAGCAGTACGTCGTTATCTGGAAGATGATGGTTTTCTGGATATTGAAACACCGATTCTGACCAAAGCCACGCCTGAAGGTGCCCGTGATTATCTGGTACCGAGCCGTACGCATAAAGGTGAGTTTTTTGCTTTGCCGCAGTCACCACAGCTGTTCAAGCAGTTGCTAATGATGTCCGGCATGGATCGTTACTACCAGATTGTTAAATGTTTCCGCGATGAGGATTTACGTGCTGACCGTCAGCCGGAGTTTACCCAGATCGATTTGGAAACCACGTTTCTGGATGCCGAAGGTGTAATGAACATTACAGAAGGCATGATCCGTAACTTGTTTAACAAGATGCTGGATGTAGAGCTGGGCGATTTCCCTCGTATGACCTACGCCGAAGCCATGCGCCGTTACGGTAGCGACAAGCCTGATCTGCGTAACCCGCTGGAACTGGTAGATGTTGCTGATTTACTGGAAACCGTTGAATTTAAAGTATTCAGTGGCCCGGCCACCGACCCGAAAGGCCGGGTTGCAGTTATTCGCGTACCGGGCGGGGCGAGCATGTCACGTAAGCAAATTGACGAATACACAAAATTTGTCGGTATCTACGGTGCAAAAGGTCTGGCCTGGATCAAGGTCAACGAACAGGCCGCCGGTCAGGAAGGCCTCCAATCGCCTATTCTGAAATTCTTAAGCGAAGATATCACTGACGGGATTATCTCGCGTACGGGTGCACAGGCTGGTGATATTCTGCTATTTGGCGCGGACAACGGCACCGTGGTTACAGAGGCGATGGGTGCGCTGCGTCTGAAGCTGGGTGAAGACTTTGACCTGCTTGAAGGTGAATGGCGTCCGCTGTGGGTAGTCGACTTCCCGATGTTTGAAGAAGCAGACGGTCAGCTGCATGCACTGCACCATCCGTTTACCGCACCGCGCGGCCTGAGCGCGGAAGAGCTGAAAGCCAATCCGGCTGAAGCACTGTCTGATGCTTACGATATGGTATTAAACGGGGTTGAGTTAGGCGGTGGTTCGGTTCGTATTCATGACCAGTCTATGCAGTCTGCGGTATTCAGCATTCTGGGTATTGAAGAAGAAGAAGCCAAAGCTAAGTTCGGCTTCCTGCTGGATGCCCTGCAGTTTGGTGCACCACCGCATGCCGGTCTGGCCTTTGGCCTGGACCGTTTAGTGATGCTGATGACCGGCGCAACGTCTATCCGGGATGTGATGGCGTTCCCGAAAACGACCACGGCGGCGTGCCCGTTAACCAGTGCACCAAGCGCGGCGAACCCACAGCAACTGGCTGAACTGGCCATTGATGTGGTGAAGAAAAACGCTGAATAA
- a CDS encoding STAS domain-containing protein, with protein MGLNTETINKDSHLVISLDEKFDFAKVHDFRQAYAELPSSVKVIEVNLAETEYMDSSALGMLLNMQKSMSEQVSEFKITNCRPQVARILKISRFDKKFAIS; from the coding sequence ATGGGACTTAACACTGAAACCATCAATAAAGACTCTCATCTGGTGATTTCACTGGATGAAAAATTCGACTTTGCTAAAGTGCACGATTTTCGGCAGGCTTATGCCGAACTGCCGTCCAGCGTGAAAGTCATTGAGGTTAATCTGGCTGAAACCGAGTATATGGACAGCTCTGCATTGGGGATGCTGCTCAATATGCAAAAATCCATGTCCGAACAGGTGTCGGAGTTTAAAATTACCAATTGCCGGCCACAGGTTGCCCGGATACTGAAGATTTCCCGGTTTGATAAAAAATTCGCCATTAGTTGA
- a CDS encoding sensor histidine kinase, with protein sequence MRLGSLRQLTLASFVLALVPLIALLWQSQNDLAKVGKMTSKETRYVVSVVGQMQQLDGAAIDLERTLRQYAIIQNETVAQLTDSAIVQFVQALKNICDALPQTSTCDTLKKDITQLKTFRNIDDTLLLNAYLNALGNNVTAMRSDVESAIQQRLQIQREDLNAMQAKQAWSTAMLVSVSLLLILLGSQLIVNPVKKLKQIIRILAQQQGELPAISTRAPTELIGVEKDLHWLAERLGQLEHIRTALLRHAAHELKTPLASIKEGCSLLSENVVGVLNPQQMEVMSLLTSSTQRLNTLVEKLLDYNLLLQQAQPTFTDVNPSQMVKDCLEDYALALQEREVTVDIRVTNIWVDEELYRRILDNLISNAVAHGAVGRPINVAIYERGKATILDVANRGKRIAPEAVTRLFEPFTRGDDPRNDNVIGTGLGLSIVSDCARLMHGDVSVVDVENADVCFRVTIPQEERQ encoded by the coding sequence GTGCGACTCGGTTCTTTAAGACAATTAACGCTTGCCAGCTTTGTGTTGGCTCTCGTACCACTCATCGCCTTGTTATGGCAAAGCCAGAATGATCTGGCTAAAGTCGGCAAGATGACCAGCAAGGAAACCCGATACGTGGTGAGCGTAGTCGGGCAGATGCAGCAACTCGACGGCGCTGCCATCGATTTGGAGCGCACGCTCCGTCAGTACGCCATTATTCAAAATGAAACCGTCGCCCAATTGACAGACAGCGCAATTGTGCAGTTTGTGCAGGCGCTCAAGAACATTTGTGATGCGCTGCCTCAAACCAGCACCTGCGATACTCTGAAAAAAGACATCACTCAGCTGAAAACGTTTCGCAATATTGATGATACACTGCTGCTTAATGCCTACCTGAATGCCCTGGGTAATAATGTCACGGCGATGCGTAGCGATGTGGAATCTGCGATTCAACAGCGTCTGCAGATTCAGCGCGAAGATTTAAATGCGATGCAGGCCAAGCAGGCCTGGTCAACCGCCATGTTGGTCAGTGTTTCCTTGCTATTGATATTGCTGGGCAGTCAACTGATCGTAAACCCCGTTAAAAAGCTTAAGCAGATTATTCGGATTCTGGCTCAGCAGCAGGGCGAACTGCCGGCTATTTCAACCCGGGCTCCCACTGAACTTATCGGGGTGGAAAAAGATTTGCACTGGCTGGCGGAGCGACTGGGGCAGCTAGAACACATACGCACTGCATTACTACGCCATGCAGCACATGAGCTGAAAACACCGCTGGCCAGCATTAAGGAAGGGTGTAGCTTGTTATCAGAAAATGTGGTGGGGGTATTAAATCCGCAGCAAATGGAAGTGATGTCTTTATTAACATCCAGTACGCAGCGATTAAATACCTTAGTAGAGAAGCTACTGGATTATAATTTGTTATTGCAGCAGGCGCAGCCAACATTCACGGATGTTAATCCAAGCCAGATGGTTAAAGATTGTCTGGAGGATTACGCGTTGGCGCTGCAGGAGCGCGAAGTGACCGTGGATATCCGGGTCACGAATATCTGGGTCGACGAAGAACTCTATCGTCGAATACTGGATAATTTGATTTCAAACGCGGTGGCTCATGGCGCGGTAGGACGGCCCATCAATGTGGCCATTTATGAGCGCGGTAAAGCCACAATACTGGATGTGGCTAACCGGGGTAAACGGATTGCACCTGAAGCGGTAACCCGGCTTTTTGAACCTTTCACTCGGGGTGATGATCCCAGGAATGATAACGTGATTGGAACCGGTCTGGGCTTATCGATTGTGTCTGACTGCGCCAGGCTGATGCATGGTGATGTGTCAGTAGTGGATGTGGAAAACGCAGATGTTTGTTTTAGAGTGACTATCCCGCAAGAGGAAAGACAATAA
- a CDS encoding tellurite resistance TerB family protein, translating to MTPMLKAVLDLFTGSNQPDNNRDHSVELATAALICELINADNQTDRREKQAYRDVLKSQFTLDDDTLNTLVSDGQETADNAVDLVQFTKIINEQCDNEQKKSILTGLWKVAYADEQLAPIEENVIRRIADLLYIPHSQFIKTKLSVTGEPD from the coding sequence ATGACCCCTATGTTAAAAGCCGTTCTGGATTTATTTACTGGCAGTAATCAGCCAGACAATAACCGTGACCATTCTGTAGAACTGGCCACCGCTGCGCTTATCTGTGAGCTTATCAATGCAGATAATCAAACTGATCGACGAGAAAAACAGGCATACCGTGATGTACTGAAAAGTCAGTTCACACTGGATGATGATACGCTCAACACGCTGGTCTCTGATGGCCAGGAAACCGCGGACAATGCAGTGGACCTGGTGCAGTTTACGAAGATTATTAATGAACAGTGTGATAATGAACAAAAAAAGAGTATCTTAACCGGCTTATGGAAAGTGGCCTATGCAGATGAGCAGCTGGCGCCAATAGAAGAAAATGTTATTCGGCGCATCGCGGACCTGTTGTACATTCCCCATAGTCAGTTCATAAAAACAAAGCTTTCAGTGACCGGCGAGCCAGACTAA